The Bradyrhizobium guangxiense genomic sequence GGCTACAATCTCGTCGCCTCGGCCACGCGCAACGGCCGCCGGCTGATCGCAGTGGTGCTGGGCGCCAGTTCCGGCACCGCGCGCGCGGTGAAGGCGGCGCAGCTGCTGGAGCGCGGCTTCGCTCCGGACAATCTCACCTGGCTGCGCCCCTCGCTCGGCACGGTCGACAATCTCGTGCCGGTCGACACCTCGCCGCCGAACCTGCGCGACGAGATGTGCGGCGGCCATCGCAAGCGGCCGGCCAGCGACGACGACGATGCGCTGATTGCTGCCAATGGCGGCACTTCAGGATCGGCCTCGGCCACCGGTGGCGAAGCCCAGATAACGTTCTTCCCCGCCGGCCTCCAGCCGCCGCTGATGAAGGCATCCGAGCTGATGGCCTCGGCGCCGGCGCCGACCGAGCCCGTGCTGGTCTATACCGGCCCGACCCGCACCGGCACCGCCCTGATCGCGGCGGTTGCGGCCGATGCCGACCAGCAGGCCGCATCCAAGCCACGTGGCAAGAAGCCGCGCGTGGCCAAGAAGCCCGATGCGACCGACAAGCCCAAAGACGCGGGCAAGGACGCCAGCAAGGACATCAAGACGGCGGCGGCGAAGCCAGCTGTCAAGCCGGCGGAGGCCAAGAGCGACGGCAAGAACGACGCTAAGACCGCGGCGCAACCTGCGGCGCCCAAGCATGCTGCCGCCAGGCACGACACGGCGGCAAAACCCGCCGAGAAGCCGGTGGCAGGCGGCGATCAGAAGCCCGCCAAGCCCAAATCCGCGACCAAGCCCGCCGCCAAGCCGGCCAACAACAGTTAGCGGCGGCCTCGCCGCGACGGCCGGCGCTTCGCACCCGCGGCAGCGCCGTTCGCGACGATTCCAGTAGCTACTCCCCGACCTTTGCCTTAAGCCTCGACGGCTTGCCACCCGTTCCGGCAGGCTCGATACTGGCGGCAATGAGGCAAGCCCGAGACACAACGGGCTCTGGTAGATGAGGGGAGTTTTCCATGGAGCGCATCTGGCTCAAGCAATATCCGCCTGGCGTGCCCGCCGATATCGAGCCGACCCAATACGCATCGCTGGTCGACCTCCTGGAGGAGAGCTTCACCAAGTTCGCCGACCGCAGGGCGTTCATCTGCATGGACAAGTCGATCAGCTACCGCGACCTCGACCAGATGTCGGTCGCGCTCGCCGCCTATTTGCAGGGCCGCGGGCTGCAGCGCGGCGCCCGCGTCGCCATCATGATGCCGAACGTGCTGCAATATCCGGTCGCGACCGCCGCGGTGCTGCGCGCCGGCTTTGCGGTGGTCAACGTCAATCCGCTCTACACGCCGCGCGAGCTCGAGCACCAGCTTAAGGATGCCGGCGCTGAAGCCATCATCGTGCTGGAGAATTTCGCCCACACCGTCGAGCAGGTGATCGCCAAGACGCAGGTGAAGCACGTCATCGTCGCCAGCATGGGCGACCTACTCGGCTTCAAGGGCGTGATCGTCAATCTCGTCGTCCGCCGCGTCAAGAAGATGGTACCGGCATGGTCGCTGCCGGGTTCGGTCTCCTTCAACGACGCACTGTCGGCCGGCCGCGGCATGACCTTCAACAAGCCGAAGCTTTCGCCGGGCGACGTTGCCTTCCTGCAATATACCGGCGGCACCACCGGCGTCTCGAAGGGCGCCACCCTGCTCCACCGCAACATCGTCGCCAACGTGTTGCAGAACGACGCCTGGCTGCAGCCCGCGATCGCCGCACCGCCGCATGTCGACCAGCTCATGATCGTCTGCGCGTTGCCGCTCTATCACATCTTCGCGCTGACGGCCTGCTACCTGCTCGCGGTGCGCGCCGGCGGCTGCAATCTGCTGATCCCCAACCCGCGCGACATTCCCGGCTTCATCAAGGAGCTGGCGAAATACCAGGTCAACAGCTTCCCGGCCGTGAACACGCTCTACAACGGCTTGATGCACCATCCCGATTTCAAGAAGCTCGACTTCTCCAAGCTGAAGATCTCCAACGGCGGCGGCATGGCGGTGCAGCGCCCCGTGGCCGAGCAGTGGAAGGCGGTCACCGGATGCTTCATCGCCGAGGGTTACGGCCTGTCGGAGACTTCGCCGACGCTGACCTGCAATCCGGCAACGGCGACCGAGTTCACGGGCACGATCGGCATCCCCGTGCCGTCGACCTACATCTCGATCCGTGACGACGAGGGCAACGAAGTCCCGCTCGGCCAGGCCGGCGAGATCTGCGCCAAGGGTCCGCAAGTGATGTCGGGCTACTGGAACAGGCCGGAGGAGACCGCCAAGGTGATGACCGCGGACGGCTATTTCCGCACCGGCGACATCGGCGTGATGGACGAGAAGGGCTACACCAAGATCGTCGACCGCAAGAAGGACATGATCCTGGTCTCCGGCTTCAACGTCTATCCGAACGAGGTCGAGGAAGTGATCGCGAGCCATCCGGGCGTGCTCGAATGCGCCGTGATCGGCATCCCCGATTCCAAGTCGGGCGAAGCGGTGAAGGCTTTCGTGGTGAAGAAGGATCAGAACCTCACCGCCGAG encodes the following:
- a CDS encoding long-chain fatty acid--CoA ligase, producing the protein MERIWLKQYPPGVPADIEPTQYASLVDLLEESFTKFADRRAFICMDKSISYRDLDQMSVALAAYLQGRGLQRGARVAIMMPNVLQYPVATAAVLRAGFAVVNVNPLYTPRELEHQLKDAGAEAIIVLENFAHTVEQVIAKTQVKHVIVASMGDLLGFKGVIVNLVVRRVKKMVPAWSLPGSVSFNDALSAGRGMTFNKPKLSPGDVAFLQYTGGTTGVSKGATLLHRNIVANVLQNDAWLQPAIAAPPHVDQLMIVCALPLYHIFALTACYLLAVRAGGCNLLIPNPRDIPGFIKELAKYQVNSFPAVNTLYNGLMHHPDFKKLDFSKLKISNGGGMAVQRPVAEQWKAVTGCFIAEGYGLSETSPTLTCNPATATEFTGTIGIPVPSTYISIRDDEGNEVPLGQAGEICAKGPQVMSGYWNRPEETAKVMTADGYFRTGDIGVMDEKGYTKIVDRKKDMILVSGFNVYPNEVEEVIASHPGVLECAVIGIPDSKSGEAVKAFVVKKDQNLTAEAVIKFCHEQLTGYKVPKHIEFRNDLPKTNVGKILRRQLRDEKNAQAA
- a CDS encoding D-alanyl-D-alanine carboxypeptidase family protein; the encoded protein is MHALRPLLRKSLFNLFAASLACAALLSPRAASAEALLLIEADSGKVLQAENATIPWYPASVTKIMTAYVTLKAVKDGRLTLDTLLTVSPTAASQSPSKMGFRPGTQLTVDNALKMMMVKSANDMAVVLAEGVGGSIDGFSAMMNDTAKKLGMTQTSYVNPNGLPADGQITSARDLGILARSFLRDLPEYEYFVHIPAIRFGKRITGNFNKLIGRYPGADGFKTGFICASGYNLVASATRNGRRLIAVVLGASSGTARAVKAAQLLERGFAPDNLTWLRPSLGTVDNLVPVDTSPPNLRDEMCGGHRKRPASDDDDALIAANGGTSGSASATGGEAQITFFPAGLQPPLMKASELMASAPAPTEPVLVYTGPTRTGTALIAAVAADADQQAASKPRGKKPRVAKKPDATDKPKDAGKDASKDIKTAAAKPAVKPAEAKSDGKNDAKTAAQPAAPKHAAARHDTAAKPAEKPVAGGDQKPAKPKSATKPAAKPANNS